Within Thermococcus celericrescens, the genomic segment CCAAAATGATGGGTGGCATCGGAGCCATCCTGACCGTTGTGGGCCTCGGCTTCATAGGATTCATCCTGAAGCTCTTGGCCGTCAAAAACATCGCCGAGGCTACCGACAGGGACGAGATATTTAGCAAGTACCTCTGGGCTGCCATACTGAACATACTGGCCAGCCTGATACTTATGGGAACCATGTGGGGCTCGATGCTGGGTGCCTCGAAGTCACCCGAGTTCGGCCTGGGCATGATGGGCGCCGGTGGCATTATCGCAGTGATTCTCATGATAATCGGTGTGTGGTTCATGAAGCAGAGCTACGACATGATATCTGAGGAGACTGGGGTGGGCATGTTCCACACGGTCGCGCTGCT encodes:
- a CDS encoding DUF996 domain-containing protein; this encodes MSDLKNAKMMGGIGAILTVVGLGFIGFILKLLAVKNIAEATDRDEIFSKYLWAAILNILASLILMGTMWGSMLGASKSPEFGLGMMGAGGIIAVILMIIGVWFMKQSYDMISEETGVGMFHTVALLYIIGAILMLVLIGGLLIVIAAILEIIAFFSLPDEISKPVEEPAPV